One window of the Runella slithyformis DSM 19594 genome contains the following:
- a CDS encoding KdsC family phosphatase gives MMKIKLFLTDVDGVLTDGSMYYTESGDELKRFHTHDGMAFELLRNAGIKTGIVTSENTQIVARRAAKIKADYLFQGKRDGGKLTAAEQICAEMDITMAEVAYIGDDINCLELLKAVGLPACPANAVSMIKNIPNIILLKTKGGEGAVREFVDMILKNHTNRYENH, from the coding sequence ATGATGAAGATAAAACTTTTCTTAACCGACGTTGATGGTGTTTTAACGGACGGAAGCATGTATTATACCGAAAGCGGTGATGAGCTAAAGCGCTTTCACACCCACGACGGCATGGCGTTTGAATTGCTTCGCAATGCCGGCATCAAAACAGGCATTGTTACTTCTGAAAATACACAGATCGTCGCGCGTCGCGCGGCCAAAATCAAGGCAGACTATTTATTTCAGGGAAAACGTGACGGGGGTAAACTCACAGCGGCAGAGCAAATTTGCGCCGAAATGGATATTACAATGGCCGAAGTGGCCTACATTGGCGATGATATCAACTGCCTGGAATTATTGAAAGCGGTGGGCTTGCCGGCCTGTCCGGCCAATGCCGTTTCGATGATAAAAAATATCCCAAATATCATTTTACTTAAAACAAAAGGCGGCGAGGGCGCAGTACGTGAATTTGTGGACATGATTTTAAAAAACCATACGAACAGATATGAAAATCATTGA
- a CDS encoding acylneuraminate cytidylyltransferase family protein — protein sequence MSRPNVLAIVQARSGSKGLPNKNLLPLAGHPLIAYSIKAALETPSITRTIISTDSETIANVAAQYGAEVPFIRPAEFAQDLSTDFDVFDHALRWFIENENYRPDLVVQLRPTSPVRSVHHIEDAIQRLLKTPEADSIRTITLSPVTPYKLWLYDEEASTMKPLMSHPTLPEFYNEPRQKLPPVYWHIGNLDVIRPNVILEKKSMSGYPILPYVLPFDYAIDIDDLVGFRKAEDTMQLVDCVKFNNRLAEG from the coding sequence ATGTCCAGACCCAACGTTTTGGCTATTGTTCAGGCTCGCAGTGGGAGCAAAGGTCTTCCCAATAAAAACTTATTACCGCTGGCCGGTCATCCGCTGATTGCGTACAGCATTAAAGCAGCGCTTGAAACCCCCTCCATTACGCGTACCATCATTTCAACTGATTCCGAAACAATCGCCAATGTCGCGGCACAATACGGGGCAGAGGTTCCTTTTATTCGTCCTGCCGAATTTGCTCAGGATCTGAGTACCGATTTTGATGTATTCGATCATGCCCTGCGCTGGTTTATTGAAAACGAGAATTATCGACCGGATTTAGTGGTGCAGCTGCGTCCTACGTCACCTGTTCGTTCGGTGCATCATATCGAAGATGCCATACAACGCTTGCTGAAAACTCCCGAAGCAGACAGCATTCGAACGATAACTCTCTCTCCTGTTACTCCATATAAATTGTGGCTGTATGACGAAGAGGCCTCTACCATGAAACCTTTGATGAGCCACCCTACCTTACCCGAATTTTACAACGAACCGCGTCAAAAACTCCCGCCTGTCTATTGGCATATCGGCAACTTGGACGTCATCAGACCCAACGTTATTCTTGAAAAAAAATCCATGTCGGGCTACCCGATTCTTCCCTACGTGCTACCGTTTGATTATGCCATTGACATTGACGACCTCGTTGGCTTTCGTAAAGCAGAAGACACAATGCAACTGGTTGATTGCGTAAAATTTAACAATAGATTGGCAGAGGGGTAA
- a CDS encoding N-acetylneuraminate synthase family protein: MGFRFDYHTPLVISEIGCNHMGDFQIAKELIKLSKDCGADYAKFQKRNARELLTDDQYNAPHPTPYNSYGNTYGAHREFLELTCEQHADLKAYADSIGIGYATSVWDMTSAHEIIGLKPDFIKVPSACNNHYAMLQLLRDGYTGDIHISSGMTTLNEIEEIVAFFEETGQAKSRLVLYNCTSGYPVPFKDICLLEINRLYDLYGDRVKEIGFSGHHLGIAADVAAYTLGARWIERHFTKDRTWKGTDHAASLEVAGLHKLVRDLHSIYDALAYKAKEILDIEAEQRNKLKYRKAQTA; this comes from the coding sequence ATGGGATTCCGTTTTGACTATCATACACCTCTCGTTATTTCCGAAATCGGTTGTAACCACATGGGCGACTTTCAAATTGCGAAGGAGTTGATCAAATTATCGAAGGACTGCGGGGCGGATTATGCCAAATTTCAAAAACGCAACGCCCGTGAATTGCTGACAGACGACCAATACAATGCTCCGCACCCTACGCCTTACAATTCTTACGGAAATACGTACGGAGCACACCGTGAATTTTTAGAATTGACGTGCGAGCAACACGCCGACCTCAAAGCCTACGCCGATTCCATCGGCATCGGCTATGCCACGTCGGTATGGGATATGACCTCCGCGCACGAGATCATTGGCCTGAAACCCGATTTCATCAAAGTCCCCTCGGCCTGTAATAATCACTATGCAATGCTGCAATTGCTGCGAGACGGCTACACCGGCGACATTCACATTTCGTCCGGAATGACCACGCTCAACGAGATTGAAGAAATCGTTGCTTTCTTTGAAGAAACGGGGCAAGCTAAAAGCAGACTTGTGCTGTACAACTGTACGTCGGGATATCCTGTGCCTTTTAAGGATATTTGTTTATTGGAAATCAACCGCTTATACGATCTCTACGGTGACCGTGTAAAAGAAATCGGCTTTTCGGGACACCACCTCGGCATTGCCGCCGACGTTGCCGCCTATACACTCGGCGCGCGCTGGATCGAGCGCCATTTCACCAAAGACCGCACGTGGAAAGGCACTGACCACGCTGCCTCGCTTGAAGTAGCCGGTCTGCATAAGTTAGTACGTGATTTGCACAGCATTTATGATGCGCTCGCGTACAAAGCAAAAGAAATTTTAGACATTGAGGCCGAGCAACGCAATAAATTAAAATATCGTAAAGCCCAAACGGCTTAA
- the hemH gene encoding ferrochelatase, whose product MTSSVSESLPVTQKKLGKTGVLIVNLGTPDSPSTPDVRKYLREFLMDGRVIDIPYVQRFMLVNLIIAPFRAPKSAKVYKELWLPEGSPLKIYGERVEKLLQDELGDDYVVKLAMRYQNPAIEVGLMEFQKMGLTDIIVVPFFPQYASATTGSVYEEVMRVLTKWQVMPELRFVNQFVSHPKFIQGFVQNAQKYMAEHEFDHFLFSYHGLPERQIAKGDVTGKVCRLGECCGSLTAMNQHCYRAQCFETTRLLVKALNIPEGKYVTSFQSRLGKTPWVQPYTEDVIKELAGKGIKSVLAFSPAFVSDCLETTIEVGEEYKELFEESGGEHWQLVESLNDSPLWIETLVDLVKNP is encoded by the coding sequence ATGACCTCATCTGTTTCTGAATCCCTGCCGGTTACTCAAAAAAAACTTGGAAAAACGGGTGTATTGATTGTCAATCTCGGCACACCCGACAGCCCTTCCACCCCGGATGTACGCAAGTATCTCCGTGAGTTTCTGATGGACGGACGCGTTATTGACATTCCCTACGTGCAGCGATTTATGCTCGTAAATCTGATCATTGCGCCTTTTCGTGCGCCCAAATCGGCGAAAGTTTACAAAGAATTGTGGCTGCCGGAAGGCTCTCCCCTGAAAATATACGGCGAGCGGGTTGAAAAATTATTGCAGGATGAGCTCGGAGATGACTACGTGGTCAAATTGGCCATGCGGTATCAGAATCCTGCCATTGAGGTCGGCCTGATGGAATTTCAAAAAATGGGCTTAACGGATATTATTGTCGTACCCTTTTTTCCGCAGTATGCCTCGGCCACCACGGGTTCGGTGTATGAAGAAGTGATGCGTGTGTTAACCAAATGGCAGGTGATGCCGGAGCTTCGCTTTGTCAATCAATTTGTCAGTCATCCCAAATTCATTCAGGGCTTTGTGCAAAATGCCCAAAAATACATGGCTGAGCATGAGTTCGATCACTTTTTGTTCAGCTACCACGGGTTGCCTGAGCGTCAGATCGCTAAAGGAGACGTGACCGGCAAAGTGTGCCGTCTGGGTGAATGCTGCGGCTCGCTTACGGCCATGAACCAGCATTGCTACCGGGCGCAGTGTTTTGAAACCACACGTTTATTGGTCAAAGCGCTGAATATTCCCGAAGGAAAATACGTGACCAGCTTTCAGTCGCGCTTGGGTAAAACACCCTGGGTACAGCCCTATACAGAGGATGTGATCAAAGAGTTGGCCGGTAAGGGCATCAAAAGTGTCTTGGCGTTTTCTCCCGCTTTTGTGTCTGATTGTCTCGAAACGACCATTGAAGTAGGCGAAGAATACAAAGAACTGTTTGAAGAATCTGGCGGCGAACATTGGCAGCTTGTAGAAAGTCTCAACGACAGTCCGCTCTGGATCGAAACGCTGGTGGATTTAGTGAAAAATCCATAA
- the gatB gene encoding Asp-tRNA(Asn)/Glu-tRNA(Gln) amidotransferase subunit GatB: MTETLTLSPEVLAKYEIVIGLEVHCQLQTHTKIFASDANQFGSEPNTNISVITLAHPGTLPKLNKKAVEYAVRMGLACGCSITRNTIFDRKNYFYPDLPKGYQLSQDKFPICVGGQIPVTFKDKSGKTVEKAVQIHHIHLEEDAGKSVHDGALTDTLLDYNRAGTPLIEMVTDPCLGSAEEAGAFLTAVRQLVRFIDICDGNMEEGSLRCDLNVSVRLKGAQTLGTKVEVKNMNSIRNVMKAVETEFRRQVEMVENGETILQETRMFDPETGETSGMRVKETMNDYRYFPEPDLAPVFISDEWMAKIRDEMPPLPRQLFEKFTTKYGLSAGHATTLTDTKDVALYFEQLGAATGNYQVAANWVLGPVKTYLNENAEATADRFPLSPAQLAEVIKLVESNQVSHTTASQKLLPLLLENPTQNPLEAAQQNNWLQNSNAVALEGIVDEVLSAMADKVQEFKKGKKGLMGLFVGEVMKKSKGSADPKVVNQLLGKKLG, encoded by the coding sequence ATGACCGAGACACTCACCCTATCGCCCGAAGTACTTGCCAAATACGAAATTGTGATTGGCCTGGAAGTACACTGCCAATTACAGACCCACACCAAAATTTTTGCGTCCGATGCCAATCAATTCGGCAGTGAGCCCAATACCAACATCAGCGTGATCACGCTGGCGCATCCGGGCACTTTACCGAAGCTGAACAAAAAAGCCGTTGAGTATGCCGTGCGGATGGGCTTGGCCTGCGGCTGTTCCATTACCCGGAATACGATTTTTGACCGCAAAAACTATTTTTATCCCGACCTTCCCAAAGGCTATCAGCTTTCGCAGGATAAATTTCCGATCTGTGTGGGCGGCCAAATTCCCGTGACGTTCAAAGATAAGAGCGGTAAAACGGTTGAAAAAGCCGTGCAGATTCACCATATCCACCTGGAAGAAGACGCCGGCAAGTCGGTCCACGACGGGGCATTGACCGATACTCTCCTGGATTATAACCGCGCCGGCACGCCGCTCATCGAAATGGTGACCGATCCTTGCCTTGGATCGGCCGAAGAAGCCGGGGCATTTCTGACAGCCGTCCGGCAGTTGGTTCGGTTCATTGATATTTGCGACGGCAACATGGAAGAAGGCTCGCTACGCTGTGACCTCAACGTTTCCGTACGTCTGAAAGGTGCACAGACATTGGGTACAAAGGTGGAAGTCAAAAACATGAACTCCATCCGAAACGTGATGAAAGCCGTAGAAACGGAATTCCGCCGGCAGGTAGAAATGGTGGAGAACGGAGAAACCATCTTGCAGGAAACGCGCATGTTTGACCCCGAAACGGGCGAAACCTCCGGAATGCGGGTGAAGGAAACCATGAACGATTACCGATATTTTCCCGAACCTGATCTGGCCCCGGTATTTATTTCAGACGAATGGATGGCCAAAATCCGGGACGAAATGCCGCCGTTGCCCCGTCAGCTATTTGAGAAATTCACCACGAAATATGGATTGTCAGCAGGCCACGCGACCACGCTGACCGATACCAAGGATGTGGCCTTATATTTCGAACAGTTAGGCGCTGCCACCGGAAATTACCAAGTCGCTGCCAATTGGGTACTGGGCCCGGTAAAAACCTACCTGAATGAAAATGCTGAGGCTACAGCCGACCGATTCCCGCTTTCTCCCGCTCAGTTGGCGGAAGTGATCAAGTTGGTGGAAAGTAATCAGGTAAGTCATACGACCGCTTCGCAAAAGCTCTTGCCCCTTTTGCTCGAAAATCCAACGCAAAATCCATTGGAAGCAGCCCAACAAAATAATTGGTTGCAAAACAGCAACGCCGTTGCTTTGGAAGGCATTGTGGATGAAGTATTGAGCGCAATGGCGGACAAGGTACAGGAATTTAAAAAAGGCAAAAAAGGCCTGATGGGCCTTTTTGTGGGCGAGGTCATGAAAAAATCAAAAGGCAGCGCCGACCCGAAAGTGGTCAATCAGTTGCTGGGCAAAAAACTGGGATAA